Proteins found in one Aethina tumida isolate Nest 87 chromosome 1, icAetTumi1.1, whole genome shotgun sequence genomic segment:
- the LOC109593886 gene encoding S-adenosylmethionine mitochondrial carrier protein, translating to MEVQYIPEEEKLFLASLFGGGTAGLFVDMALYPLDTLKTRLQSPQGFKKSGGFKGIYKGVGPQAIGSSPQAACFFLTYEALKYYIEPHISKSLAPCLYMASAGVAEIVACLVRVPVEIVKQRRQTSHQPSHKIFRAALNEGIRDFNKQRKNGRSILSLLLDGQHHFSGLYRGFGTTVLRDMPFSVIQFPILEYICQEYRSRFKNGIPLESWEYATAGSIAGGSSAALTTPLDVVKTRIMLADKKTIPAKDLGAWNMMKRIYNAEGIKGLYSGFVPRVIWITVGGYIFFGSYDFSKHFFANHVLY from the exons atggaAGTCCAATACATTCCTGAGGAAGAAAAACTGTTCCTAGCGTCCTTGTTT GGTGGAGGAACGGCCGGTCTCTTTGTGGACATGGCGCTATATCCTTTGGACACACTAAAGACGCGACTGCAATCGCCACAAGGTTTCAAAAAGTCTGGAGGTTTTAAGGGCATTTACAAAGGAGTTGGACCCCAAGCAATAGGCAGTTCGCCTCAAG cggcttgtttttttttaacgtaCGAAGCTTTAAAGTACTACATCGAACCGCACATTAGTAAATCTTTAGCCCCATGTTTGTACATGGCAAGTGCCGGAGTGGCGGAAATC GTGGCCTGTTTAGTGCGCGTGCCGGTGGAAATAGTAAAACAGAGGCGTCAAACTTCTCATCAACCATCTCATAAGATATTCCGGGCCGCACTCAACGAGGGCATTCGAGATTTTAACAAACAGCGAAAAAATGGAAGATCCATTTTATCGCTTCTTTTAGATGGCCAGCATCATTTCTcg GGGTTGTATAGAGGTTTTGGAACGACAGTTTTGAGGGACATGCCGTTTTCTGTGATACAATTTCCTATATTGGAGTATATTTGTCAAGAATATAGGAGTAGGTTTAAAAATGGAATACCTCTAGAAAGTTGGGAATATGCTACAGCAGGATCAATTGCTG gagGAAGTTCAGCAGCTTTGACAACACCTTTGGATGTAGTAAAAACGCGAATTATGTTAGCCGATAAAAAGACTATACCAGCTAAAGATTTAGGAGCTTGGAACATGATGAAAAGAATTTATAATGCAGAAGGTATCAAGGGATTATACTCAGGTTTTGTTCCCAGGGTTATTTGGATCACTGTTGGaggatatattttctttggcaGCTATGACTTTTCAAAACATTTCTTTGCTAACCATGTGTTATACTAG
- the LOC109593897 gene encoding transcription factor JunD gives MSGQFQENRDINNVKKNLKLNLNSKNLSLPLNPPILSSPDLKMLKVGTPELENMILNTNMTNTPTPSIGFPKAVTVEQESFTAGFIEALHNLHNNSSMHGSDSNTSSIVSDSNLFHIKEEPQTVPNIGNSPPMSPVDMEQQERIKLERKRQRNRLAASKCRSRKLERISKLEDKVKQLKSENADLTSMMNQMKETVSLLKLEVIQHNKAGCDLGFYTQ, from the exons ATGAGTGGACAATTCCAGGAGAACCGTGACATCAACAATGTGAAAAAAAACCTTAAGCTTAACCTGAACAGCAAAAATCTTAGTCTACCTTTAAATCCACCCATTTTATCTTCACCagatttgaaaatgttaaaagtggGCACACCAGAACTTGAGAACATGATTTTGAATACCAACATGACAAACACACCCACACCATCAATTGGCTTTCCCAAAGCTGTGACTGTGGAGCAGGAATCTTTCACTGCAGGATTTATTGAAGCTCTACACAACTTGCACAACAACAGTTCAATGCATg GTTCGGACAGTAACACAAGCAGCATAGTTAGTGATTCAAACCTCTTTCACATAAAAGAAGAACCACAAACAGTTCCGAACATCGGTAACAGCCCCCCAATGTCACCTGTAGACATGGAACAACAGGAAAGAATAAAACTAGAAAGAAAAAGACAGAGGAACCGATTGGCAGCTTCTAAATGCCGATCTAGGAAGTTAGAGAGGATTTCCAAGCTGGAGGATAAAGTGAAGCAGTTGAAAAGTGAAAATGCTGATCTAACATCGATGATGAACCAGATGAAAGAAACTGTCAGTCTCTTGAAATTGGAAGTGATACAACATAATAAAGCTGGTTGTGATTTGGGGTTCTATAcccaatga